In Kitasatospora sp. NBC_00240, the following are encoded in one genomic region:
- a CDS encoding alpha/beta hydrolase, whose amino-acid sequence MRAVQPAGAVTAAPARSRSAARLRAAAVAAAATGLLLGGCSAPGTDPDPASPPSSGPASSPSSSARPVAGAAPATPLEALPAEIPAALAGYYGQKLSWQPCDTGFECTTFKVPLDYAKPAGGDISLTAARRLSDGSSKRIGSLLLNPGGPGGSAIEYLEAAAGGYDAGVRGAYDLVGLDPRGVGRSSPVGCLSGERMDAYTEVDITPDDQAETDALVKADKEFADACRQTSGALLGHVSTVEAARDMDVLRALLGDDQLHYVGKSYGTYLGATYAGLFPARVGRLVLDGAMDPSLDSVAGNRTQAGGFETAWAAFAKDCVKRDGCPVGSTEQQAGERLDALFKSIDAQPLATGSGRRLTESQATTGVIEAMYAEFLWPELRSALTDAEAGDGSGLLKLSDSYYNRDEDGSYPNLMFANMAVNCLDLPAPFGAPADVQRSVPDFEQASPHFGRDMAWMALACGYWPVAATGAPHTVRAAGAAPIVVVGTVRDPATPYAWAQSLAGQLESGRLITYDGDGHTAYGRHNTCVDGAVNRYLLTGQAPDNGLSCAK is encoded by the coding sequence ATGCGCGCAGTCCAGCCGGCCGGAGCAGTGACCGCAGCACCTGCCCGATCGCGGTCGGCCGCCCGGCTGCGAGCGGCCGCCGTGGCGGCCGCGGCCACCGGACTGCTGCTGGGCGGCTGCTCCGCCCCGGGCACCGACCCCGACCCCGCCTCGCCGCCCTCCTCCGGGCCGGCGTCCTCGCCTTCCTCGTCCGCCCGTCCCGTCGCGGGCGCGGCCCCGGCCACCCCGCTGGAGGCGCTGCCGGCCGAGATTCCGGCCGCCCTGGCCGGCTACTACGGGCAGAAGCTCAGCTGGCAGCCCTGCGACACGGGCTTCGAATGCACCACGTTCAAGGTGCCGCTGGACTACGCGAAGCCGGCGGGCGGCGACATCTCCCTGACCGCGGCCCGGCGCCTGTCGGACGGCAGCTCGAAGCGGATCGGCTCGCTGCTGCTCAACCCGGGCGGGCCCGGCGGTTCGGCGATCGAGTACCTGGAGGCCGCCGCGGGCGGCTACGACGCGGGGGTGCGCGGCGCGTACGACCTGGTCGGCCTCGACCCGCGCGGGGTCGGCCGCAGCAGCCCGGTCGGCTGCCTGAGCGGCGAGCGGATGGATGCCTACACCGAGGTCGACATCACGCCGGACGACCAGGCCGAGACGGACGCCCTGGTGAAGGCCGACAAGGAGTTCGCCGACGCCTGCCGGCAGACCTCCGGAGCGTTGCTGGGCCACGTCAGCACCGTCGAGGCGGCCCGCGACATGGACGTCCTGCGGGCCCTGCTCGGTGACGACCAGCTGCACTACGTCGGCAAGTCGTACGGCACCTACCTCGGCGCGACGTACGCCGGTCTCTTCCCGGCCCGGGTCGGCCGGCTGGTGCTGGACGGCGCCATGGACCCCTCGCTCGACTCGGTGGCCGGCAACCGCACCCAGGCCGGCGGTTTCGAGACCGCCTGGGCCGCGTTCGCCAAGGACTGCGTCAAGCGGGACGGCTGCCCGGTCGGCAGCACCGAACAGCAGGCGGGCGAGCGGCTCGACGCGCTGTTCAAGTCGATCGACGCCCAGCCGCTGGCCACCGGCTCTGGGCGGCGCCTGACCGAGTCGCAGGCAACCACCGGCGTGATCGAGGCGATGTACGCCGAGTTCCTCTGGCCCGAGCTGCGCAGTGCCCTCACCGACGCCGAGGCGGGCGACGGCAGCGGACTGCTGAAGCTCTCCGACTCGTACTACAACCGCGACGAGGACGGCTCCTACCCGAACCTGATGTTCGCCAACATGGCGGTCAACTGCCTCGACCTGCCGGCGCCCTTCGGCGCGCCGGCGGACGTCCAGCGGTCGGTGCCGGACTTCGAGCAGGCCTCCCCGCACTTCGGCCGGGACATGGCCTGGATGGCACTGGCCTGCGGCTACTGGCCGGTCGCGGCCACCGGCGCCCCGCACACCGTGCGCGCGGCCGGGGCCGCCCCGATCGTGGTCGTCGGCACCGTCCGCGACCCGGCGACCCCGTACGCCTGGGCGCAGTCGCTGGCGGGCCAGCTGGAGTCCGGCCGCCTGATCACCTACGACGGCGACGGCCACACGGCCTACGGGCGGCACAACACCTGTGTGGACGGGGCCGTGAACCGCTACCTGCTGACCGGCCAGGCGCCGGACAACGGGTTGAGCTGCGCGAAGTAA
- the leuE gene encoding leucine efflux protein LeuE, producing the protein MLGVNDLATYVLGALVIVLLPGPNSLYVLSVAARKGVRTGYRAALGVFVGDFTLISLTSLGAASLLKANPAVFLAVKFGGAAYLLWIGVGMLRAARQLWREHRGGALSGPDEEPAVVTAAEENPFRRALVISLLNPKAILFLLSFFTQFVDPSYGQPVLSFALLGGILQSFSLLYLSALIFAGTSLAAAFRRRKRLSAGLTSGVAVLFAGFAAKLAVSSA; encoded by the coding sequence GTGCTCGGAGTCAACGACCTGGCGACGTACGTCCTCGGCGCCCTGGTCATCGTGCTGCTGCCCGGCCCGAACTCGCTGTACGTCCTGTCCGTCGCCGCCCGCAAGGGCGTCCGCACCGGCTACCGCGCCGCCCTCGGCGTGTTCGTCGGCGACTTCACCCTGATCAGCCTGACCTCGCTCGGCGCGGCCTCCCTGCTGAAGGCCAACCCGGCGGTCTTCCTGGCGGTGAAGTTCGGCGGCGCCGCCTACCTGCTCTGGATCGGCGTCGGCATGCTGCGCGCCGCCCGCCAGCTCTGGCGCGAACACCGGGGCGGGGCCCTGAGCGGGCCGGACGAGGAGCCCGCGGTCGTCACGGCCGCCGAGGAGAACCCCTTCCGCCGGGCGCTGGTGATCAGCCTGCTCAACCCGAAGGCCATCCTCTTCCTGCTGTCCTTCTTCACCCAGTTCGTCGACCCCTCGTACGGACAGCCGGTGCTTTCCTTCGCCCTCCTCGGCGGGATCCTGCAGAGTTTCAGCCTGCTCTACCTCTCGGCACTGATCTTCGCCGGCACCAGCCTGGCCGCCGCCTTCCGCCGCCGCAAGCGCCTCTCCGCCGGTCTGACCAGCGGCGTCGCCGTCCTCTTCGCCGGCTTCGCCGCCAAGCTCGCCGTCTCCTCGGCCTGA
- a CDS encoding serine hydrolase, translating into MGDVVEIRASVAAQVAGFVDAGGGVGERSVLVKTLGHPEFTVGHLSDRVLPAASLAKLILGVALFEAARRGDLDLDARVRVGDLGRTMYPSVLQAMDPETTLNVRELCGFSLVTSDNPAAEYVRALLGQERIDAVIKDLRLDSTSFPAGFSEAELGPLGRANVTTAEDALRLIEHVDRTAHLEPLRHYLVNYLRNDRIPSRLDDDVQVWHKTGSLRGVINDAGVVLHPAVPIAMIFLTDGQADNVRTAQEIGEVSERIVRTVAAGVAH; encoded by the coding sequence GTGGGTGATGTCGTTGAGATCCGAGCGTCAGTGGCCGCCCAGGTGGCCGGGTTCGTGGACGCGGGCGGTGGAGTGGGGGAGCGTAGTGTCCTGGTGAAGACACTCGGACACCCCGAATTCACGGTCGGACACCTGTCGGACAGGGTCCTGCCGGCGGCCAGCCTGGCGAAGCTGATCCTCGGGGTCGCGCTGTTCGAGGCCGCCAGGCGAGGAGATCTCGACCTGGATGCGCGTGTCCGGGTCGGCGATCTGGGCCGCACGATGTACCCGAGCGTCCTGCAGGCGATGGATCCAGAAACCACCCTGAATGTAAGGGAGTTGTGTGGCTTCTCGCTGGTCACCAGTGACAATCCGGCTGCTGAGTACGTGCGTGCTCTCCTCGGCCAGGAGCGGATCGATGCCGTCATCAAGGACCTGCGGCTCGATTCGACTTCCTTCCCGGCCGGATTCTCCGAGGCGGAACTCGGACCCTTGGGCCGGGCGAACGTCACCACCGCCGAGGACGCGCTGCGTCTGATCGAGCATGTCGACCGCACCGCCCACTTGGAGCCACTGCGCCACTATCTGGTCAACTACCTCCGTAACGACCGGATTCCGTCACGGCTGGACGACGACGTCCAGGTGTGGCACAAGACCGGCAGCCTGCGGGGCGTGATCAACGATGCTGGGGTCGTTCTCCACCCCGCGGTTCCCATCGCCATGATTTTCCTGACGGATGGTCAGGCAGATAATGTGCGTACGGCTCAGGAGATTGGGGAGGTCTCCGAGCGGATCGTTCGGACCGTTGCAGCGGGGGTTGCGCACTGA
- a CDS encoding iron chelate uptake ABC transporter family permease subunit — MRVLRSAGGRSVLLRPRAVAVGAACALLALVVGVLALGTGDYPIAPADVLRTLAGGGSPAEDFIVNQLRLPRVVTALLVGAALALSGALFQSLVRNPLGSPDVLGFTQGAATGALVVVVAGGSSLALAGGAVAGGLLTGVLIYALAWRGGVHGHRLVLVGIGTAAILTGVNGYLLTRAQLMDAARAVLWLTGSLDGRGWQDTWPLLAATVVLVPMVLLGCGRALRMIEMGDDAASGLGIRVEPVRLTLLASAVLLASLAAAAAGPVSFVALTAPQLTRRLTRTPGPNLLPSMCTGAALLVTADRAAQRLFAGHQLPVGVVTGVLGGGYLVWLLATERRAGRL, encoded by the coding sequence ATGAGGGTGCTGCGCTCGGCCGGCGGGCGTTCGGTGCTTCTGCGGCCCAGGGCCGTCGCGGTCGGGGCGGCCTGCGCGCTGCTGGCGCTGGTCGTCGGCGTGCTCGCGCTGGGCACCGGTGACTACCCGATCGCCCCGGCCGACGTGCTGCGCACCCTCGCCGGGGGCGGCTCACCCGCCGAGGACTTCATCGTCAACCAGCTGCGGCTGCCCCGGGTGGTCACCGCCCTGCTGGTCGGCGCGGCGCTGGCGCTGTCCGGTGCGCTCTTCCAGTCGCTGGTCCGCAACCCGCTGGGCAGCCCGGACGTCCTGGGGTTCACCCAGGGCGCGGCGACCGGCGCGCTGGTGGTCGTGGTGGCGGGCGGCAGCAGTCTGGCGCTGGCCGGCGGTGCGGTGGCCGGCGGCCTGCTCACCGGGGTGCTGATCTACGCCCTGGCCTGGCGCGGCGGCGTGCACGGGCACCGGCTGGTGCTGGTCGGGATCGGCACCGCCGCCATCCTCACCGGCGTCAACGGCTATCTGCTGACTCGCGCTCAGCTGATGGACGCGGCCCGGGCGGTGCTCTGGCTCACCGGCAGCCTGGACGGGCGCGGCTGGCAGGACACCTGGCCCCTGCTGGCCGCGACGGTGGTGCTGGTCCCGATGGTGCTGCTGGGCTGCGGCCGCGCGCTGCGGATGATCGAGATGGGTGACGACGCGGCGAGCGGCCTGGGGATCCGGGTCGAGCCGGTGCGCCTGACGCTGCTGGCCTCGGCCGTCCTGCTGGCCTCGCTGGCGGCGGCCGCCGCCGGTCCGGTCTCGTTCGTGGCGCTCACCGCGCCCCAGCTGACCAGGCGGCTCACCCGGACGCCCGGGCCGAACCTGCTCCCGTCGATGTGCACCGGTGCGGCCCTGCTGGTGACCGCGGACCGGGCGGCCCAGCGGCTGTTCGCCGGTCACCAGCTGCCGGTCGGCGTGGTGACGGGCGTGCTCGGCGGGGGCTACCTGGTGTGGCTGCTCGCCACCGAGCGCCGGGCGGGCCGACTGTGA
- a CDS encoding ABC transporter ATP-binding protein, translating into MATTQPAAPRLSGTALTLAYERRTIAENLTVAIPDRSFTVIVGPNACGKSTLLRALSRTLKPAVGAVLLDGQDITGLPAKKVARTLGLLPQSSVAPDGISVAELVARGRYPHQGLLRQWSVRDETVVEESMAATGVGDLAERMVDELSGGQRQRVWIAMALAQETPLLLLDEPTTYLDIAHQIEILDLCARLHEEQGRTLVAVLHDLNHAARYATHLIAMREGRVVASGAPGEVVTAELVHEVFGLPCRVIDDPETGTPLVIPAARRRAGQAAGA; encoded by the coding sequence ATGGCGACGACGCAACCGGCCGCCCCACGGCTGAGCGGCACCGCGCTCACCCTCGCGTACGAGCGGCGGACCATCGCCGAGAACCTCACGGTGGCGATCCCCGACCGCTCCTTCACGGTCATCGTCGGGCCGAACGCCTGCGGCAAGTCCACCCTGCTGCGCGCCCTGTCGCGGACCCTGAAGCCGGCCGTCGGGGCCGTCCTGCTGGACGGTCAGGACATCACCGGCCTGCCGGCCAAGAAGGTGGCCAGGACGCTCGGCCTGCTGCCGCAGTCCTCGGTGGCCCCGGACGGCATCAGCGTGGCCGAACTGGTCGCCCGCGGCCGCTACCCGCACCAGGGCCTGCTGCGGCAGTGGTCCGTGCGGGACGAGACGGTGGTCGAGGAGTCGATGGCGGCGACCGGCGTCGGGGACCTCGCCGAGCGGATGGTTGACGAACTCTCCGGCGGCCAGCGCCAGCGGGTGTGGATCGCGATGGCGCTCGCCCAGGAGACCCCGCTGCTGCTGCTGGACGAGCCGACCACGTACCTCGACATCGCCCACCAGATCGAGATCCTCGACCTGTGCGCGCGGCTGCACGAGGAGCAGGGCCGGACGCTGGTCGCCGTCCTGCACGACCTCAACCACGCGGCCCGCTACGCCACCCACCTGATCGCGATGCGCGAGGGCCGGGTGGTGGCGTCGGGGGCGCCGGGGGAGGTGGTGACCGCCGAGCTGGTGCACGAGGTGTTCGGGCTGCCCTGCCGGGTGATCGACGATCCGGAGACCGGTACGCCGCTGGTGATCCCGGCGGCGCGGCGGCGGGCCGGGCAGGCTGCCGGGGCCTGA
- a CDS encoding EAL domain-containing protein, whose product MILLTVIYYLFPEKRIIWWTGIGLSGVAAIIFGARINRPAHALPWYFLAAANFSFTAGEVVQVIQTDYLHQTNFPSIADGAYLAEFLLYAAGVLGFIRWRTAHQDRGSVIDALTLTVGLALLSWIYLILPYARDPGLTWVQKAISIAYPLGDVLVLALLLRLLVPRGGKSRSLQLLTAGTIGILVSDVLYGLIQLHGTWSIGTPVDLGWAAFYALWGAAALHPSMVELTEPIPVQPTHITRGRIALLAFASLIAPAVLLVEVAQGDSSHAGVIAAFSAVLFLLVLARLSGVVLVHRQALDRERVLRAAGAELTSAVTVDEVTEAVRTAVSTLMPDTPHHVATLAVGEGGSLADEGLPQLPASEGARGSRLVPAESFGGDLAKLLDGMPRALVCPLALEERPSGDALVGVLIVGGTDQRLAALRSSLEILAAQAALAVERVILSQEINARNSEAYFRTLVQSASDVILILNEDDSVRYASSSAERVLGHPGLGGARLSELVPPEDSHAVVLALARMRRGDRERSEQREHWRLLRGDHRSIEVEVRCNDLRQDPTVGGLVLTLRDVTDQRQMERELTHRAFHDSLTGLANRVLFQDRVSHALTRSERRGTVTGVLFLDLDDFKVVNDTQGHSVGDELLVAVSLRVSTALRTSDTAARLGGDEFAVLVEDARSPADVGGIADSVLAAFSEPFRLSAGAVRVSASVGVATTEDSVDSTELLSHADLALYSAKASGKRQWCQYQPALQAGLAERHELNESLDSAISESAFTLYYQPIVDLAGGGLVAFEALVRWPHARRGMVPPEEFIALAEESGQIVPLGAWVLEHAAAETTRWQRTSLAPRAVRGRAPLHVSVNVSARQFRDAGFVDTVRQIIDTSGIQPDSLILELTESILMRRDDRVRADMATLSDLGVRIAIDDFGTGYSSLSYLREFPISLLKIDKSFIDGLGVSQQQYALVEGITRIADTLGVQVIAEGIETTAQRDLLAAMGCPLGQGYLFAQPLTVEQAGALVREDAALVGLPERDRS is encoded by the coding sequence ATGATACTTCTCACCGTCATCTATTACCTGTTCCCGGAAAAGCGCATCATCTGGTGGACAGGAATCGGACTCAGCGGAGTCGCCGCCATCATCTTCGGAGCCCGGATCAACCGCCCCGCACACGCGCTCCCTTGGTATTTCCTGGCCGCCGCGAATTTCAGCTTCACGGCGGGTGAGGTCGTCCAGGTCATCCAGACCGATTACCTCCACCAGACCAATTTTCCGTCCATCGCCGACGGCGCGTACCTCGCGGAGTTCCTGCTCTACGCGGCGGGCGTCCTCGGGTTCATCCGATGGCGGACGGCGCATCAGGACCGCGGCAGCGTCATCGACGCACTGACCCTGACGGTCGGTCTGGCGCTGCTCTCCTGGATCTACCTGATCCTCCCCTACGCCCGCGACCCCGGACTGACCTGGGTGCAGAAGGCCATCTCGATCGCCTACCCGCTCGGCGACGTACTGGTGCTGGCCCTGCTGCTGCGGCTGCTCGTCCCCAGAGGCGGCAAGAGCCGCTCGCTCCAACTGCTGACCGCCGGCACCATCGGCATCCTGGTCTCCGACGTCCTCTACGGGCTCATCCAGCTGCACGGCACCTGGAGCATCGGCACCCCGGTCGACCTGGGCTGGGCCGCCTTCTACGCCCTCTGGGGCGCCGCCGCCCTGCACCCTTCGATGGTCGAACTCACCGAGCCGATCCCGGTCCAGCCGACCCACATCACCCGCGGCCGGATCGCCCTGCTCGCCTTCGCCTCGCTGATCGCCCCCGCCGTCCTGCTGGTCGAGGTGGCCCAGGGGGACTCCAGCCACGCCGGGGTGATCGCGGCCTTCTCGGCCGTCCTCTTCCTGCTCGTCCTGGCCCGCCTGTCGGGCGTGGTGCTGGTCCACCGGCAGGCGCTCGACCGCGAACGCGTCCTGCGGGCCGCCGGCGCCGAACTCACCTCGGCGGTCACGGTGGACGAGGTCACCGAAGCCGTCCGCACCGCCGTCTCCACCCTGATGCCCGACACCCCCCACCACGTCGCCACCCTCGCCGTCGGCGAGGGCGGCAGCCTGGCCGACGAAGGGCTCCCCCAGCTGCCGGCGTCGGAGGGCGCCCGAGGATCCCGGCTGGTGCCGGCCGAGTCCTTCGGCGGCGACCTGGCCAAGCTGCTCGACGGCATGCCCCGCGCCCTGGTCTGCCCGCTCGCCCTGGAGGAACGCCCCTCCGGCGACGCCCTGGTCGGCGTGCTGATCGTCGGCGGGACGGACCAGCGGCTCGCCGCGTTACGCAGCTCGCTGGAGATCCTCGCCGCCCAGGCGGCGCTCGCCGTCGAACGGGTGATCCTCAGCCAGGAGATCAACGCCCGCAACAGCGAGGCCTACTTCCGCACCCTCGTGCAGAGCGCCTCCGACGTCATCCTGATCCTCAACGAGGACGACAGCGTCCGGTACGCCAGCTCCTCGGCCGAGCGGGTGCTCGGCCACCCCGGCCTCGGCGGCGCCCGGCTGAGCGAGCTCGTCCCGCCCGAGGACAGCCACGCCGTCGTCCTGGCCCTGGCCCGGATGCGCCGCGGCGACCGCGAGCGCTCCGAGCAGCGCGAACACTGGCGGCTGCTGCGCGGCGACCACCGGAGCATCGAGGTCGAGGTGCGCTGCAACGACCTCCGGCAGGACCCGACGGTCGGTGGCCTGGTCCTCACCCTGCGCGACGTCACCGACCAGCGGCAGATGGAGCGCGAACTCACCCACCGGGCCTTCCACGACTCGCTGACCGGGCTCGCCAACCGGGTGCTCTTCCAGGACCGGGTCAGCCACGCCCTCACCCGCAGCGAGCGCCGCGGCACCGTCACCGGCGTGCTCTTCCTCGACCTCGACGACTTCAAGGTGGTCAACGACACCCAGGGCCACAGCGTCGGGGACGAACTCCTGGTCGCCGTCTCGCTCCGGGTCTCCACCGCGCTGCGGACCTCCGACACGGCGGCCCGGCTGGGCGGCGACGAGTTCGCCGTCCTGGTCGAGGACGCCCGCTCGCCCGCCGACGTCGGCGGGATCGCCGACAGCGTGCTCGCCGCGTTCTCCGAGCCGTTCCGGCTCAGCGCCGGAGCCGTCCGGGTGTCCGCGAGCGTCGGCGTGGCCACCACCGAGGACAGCGTCGACTCGACCGAACTGCTCAGCCACGCCGACCTCGCGCTCTACTCGGCCAAGGCCTCCGGCAAGCGGCAGTGGTGCCAGTACCAACCGGCTCTGCAGGCCGGGCTGGCGGAGCGGCACGAACTCAACGAAAGCCTCGACTCGGCCATCTCCGAGTCCGCCTTCACCCTCTACTACCAGCCCATCGTCGACCTCGCGGGCGGTGGGCTGGTGGCCTTCGAGGCACTGGTCCGCTGGCCGCACGCCCGCCGGGGCATGGTGCCGCCCGAGGAGTTCATCGCCCTCGCCGAGGAGAGCGGCCAGATCGTGCCGCTCGGCGCCTGGGTGCTGGAGCACGCTGCCGCCGAGACCACCCGGTGGCAGCGGACCAGCCTCGCCCCGCGCGCCGTCCGGGGCCGCGCCCCGCTGCACGTCAGCGTGAACGTCTCGGCCCGGCAGTTCCGCGACGCCGGCTTCGTGGACACCGTCCGGCAGATCATCGACACCTCCGGCATCCAGCCGGACTCGCTGATCCTCGAACTCACCGAGAGCATCCTGATGCGCCGCGACGACCGGGTCCGCGCCGACATGGCCACCCTCAGCGACCTCGGCGTCCGGATCGCCATCGACGACTTCGGGACGGGCTACTCCTCGCTCAGCTACCTGCGGGAGTTCCCGATCTCGCTGCTCAAGATCGACAAGTCCTTCATCGACGGCCTCGGCGTCTCCCAGCAGCAGTACGCCCTGGTCGAGGGCATCACCCGGATCGCCGACACCCTCGGCGTCCAGGTCATCGCCGAGGGCATCGAGACCACCGCCCAGCGGGACCTGCTCGCCGCGATGGGCTGCCCGCTCGGCCAGGGGTACCTGTTCGCCCAGCCCCTGACGGTCGAACAGGCCGGCGCGCTGGTCCGCGAGGACGCCGCCCTGGTCGGCCTGCCCGAACGCGACCGCTCCTGA